The Mycobacterium haemophilum DSM 44634 sequence ACCGCATTGCCACCACGGTCGACCCGCATTCGTCGACGACGGCTCTGACCGGTTCCACCGAAGAGGGCCAGTTTCACTGAGGATGAGCGGGTGTAAGGCCGCGAAGACGAGGTGAAACCGACTGGTTAGGTCACTGAGGATGAGCGGGTGTAAGGCCGCGAAGACGAGGTGAAACCGACTGGTTAGGTCACTGAGGATGAGCGGGTGTAAGGCCGCGCAGACGCAGACGAGGTGAAACCGACTGAGTGGTCCGCTAAGCATGACCGGGGTTCTGCTGAGCGTGAAGTTGATGCGATACTTCATGCTGGTTTTCGCCGCGATTTTATGCTCGACGGCCTGAGGTGAATTTGACAGCTTAGGCCCCGCCCAGCCAACCTGGGCGGGGCCTTTTGCGGTGCACGACAATACGACTCTGGAGAGACAACAGTGAGCGATGCAGCGATCCAGCGAGTAGGGGTTGTCGGGGCGGGGCAGATGGGGTCGGGCATCGCCGAAGTTGCCGTTCGCGCCGGTGTTGGCGTGACGGTGTTCGAAACCACTGACGCGTTGATCACCGCGGGACGCAACCGCATTGTGAAGTCTTTGGAGCGTGGCGTCAGCGCGGGCAAGGTGACAGAGCGCGAGCGCGACCGTGCCCTCGACAACTTGGCCTTCACCACAGACCTGAATGACTTGGCCGACCGGCAATTGGTGATTGAGGCGATCGTCGAGGACGAGGCCGTTAAGGCCAAGGTCTTCGCCGAACTCGACCGAGTCGTTACCGATCCCGCCGCGGTGCTCGCGTCGAACACCTCCAGCATCCCGATCATGAAAATCGCTGCGGCCACCAAGAACCCGCAACGCGTCCTGGGCCTGCACTTCTTCAATCCGGTCCCGGTGCTACCCCTGGTCGAATTAGTCAGCACGTTGGTCACCGATAAAGCCGCTGCCACCCGCACCGAGGAATTTGCCAGCGGAGTACTTGGCAAACAAGTGGTGCGCTGTTCTGACCGGTCCGGTTTCGTGGTCAACGCCCTACTGGTGCCGTATTTGTTGTCGGCGATCCGGATGGTCGAAGCTGGTTTTGCCACCGTCGAAGATGTCGACAAGGCCGTGGTTGCCGGGCTGTCGCACCCGATGGGCCCGCTGCGGCTCTCCGATCTTGTTGGCCTGGACACCCTAAAACTGATCGCGGACAAGATGTTCGAGGAATTCAAGGAACCGCACTATGGTCCGCCGCCGCTGTTGCT is a genomic window containing:
- a CDS encoding 3-hydroxybutyryl-CoA dehydrogenase yields the protein MSDAAIQRVGVVGAGQMGSGIAEVAVRAGVGVTVFETTDALITAGRNRIVKSLERGVSAGKVTERERDRALDNLAFTTDLNDLADRQLVIEAIVEDEAVKAKVFAELDRVVTDPAAVLASNTSSIPIMKIAAATKNPQRVLGLHFFNPVPVLPLVELVSTLVTDKAAATRTEEFASGVLGKQVVRCSDRSGFVVNALLVPYLLSAIRMVEAGFATVEDVDKAVVAGLSHPMGPLRLSDLVGLDTLKLIADKMFEEFKEPHYGPPPLLLRMVEAGRLGKKSGQGFYSY